From the genome of Longispora fulva:
GCCTGCTGGCCACGAGCCTGTATGACCTCGGTGGACCCGAGGCTTCCCAGCCGGTCTGGTACGGCGGCCTCGTCGCCCTGGCCACGGTCGCCTCCCGGTCGCCGCGGTGGGCCCGGCTGACCGCCCTCGGCGTGGCGACCGCGCTGGGACTGCTGGCCGTCGGTTCCTCCGACACGGCGCTGCGCGGCCTGATCCTGTTCGGCGCCGCCTACGCGATCGGCCGCTCGGCCCGCACCTCACGGGCCTACGCCGCAGCGCTGGAGGAGAAGGCCGAGCGGGACGCCGAACGCGCGGCGACCGTGGAGCGGGCCAGGATCGCCCGGGACATGCACGACATCCTCTCCCACGCCGTCAGCATCATGGTCGTGCAGGCCGAAGCGGGCCCGCTGGTCGTCCGGTCGAAGCCGGAACGGGCCGAAGCCGCGTTCGAGGCGATCGCCGACGCCGGCCGCGACGCGATGCAGCAGCTACGCCGGATGCTGGGCGTCCTCAAGGACGAGCCGGGCACCCGCACCCCGCAGCCGACGCTCGCCGACCTGCCCGCGCTCGCCCGCGACGTAGCGGGCCTGTCCGTCTCCTACAGCGAATCCGGGACCGCCGCCACGATCGCCGCCGACAGCGCGGTCGCCGCCTACCGGGTCACCCAGGAAGCCCTGACCAACGTGGTGAAACACTCCGGCGCCGACAGCGCCCGAATCCAGCTCCGATGGGAGACCAGCACCTTGACGATCGAGATTCTCGACGACGGCCCCGGCACCGCCCGCGTCCTGCCCTCGGGCGGCCACGGCCTCGTCGGTATGCGCGAACGCGCCGCCGCCTGCGGCGGAACCCTCACCGCCGGCCGGCGCGGCACCGGCTTCGCCGTCGCCCTCCGCCTGCCGGTGACCACATGATCAGGGTGGTGGTCGCCGACGATCAGGATCTGGTGCGCGGCGGTTTCGCGATGATCCTCGACGCCCAGCCCGACATCGACGTCGTCGCGGAGGCGGCCGACGGGGCCGAGGCCGTCGCGGCAGCCCGCACTCATGCCCCCGACGTCATTCTGCTCGACATCCGGATGCCCGGCATGGACGGCATCGAGGCGACCCGGCGGATCTGCGCCGACACCACGACCCGCGTCCTCATCCTCACCACCTTCGACGCCGACGACCTGGTCTATGAGGCACTCAGCGCCGGCGCGACCGGCTTCCTCCTCAAGGACGTCCGACGCGACGCACTCGCCGAGGCCGTCAGAACCGTCGCGGCCGGCGACTCACTGCTCGCCCCCACCGTGACCCGCCGCCTGATCACCGACCACATTTCCCGGCCCTCCTCCCGCCCGGCCGCCGACGCCCTCGCCCAACTGACGACCCGCGAACGCGAAACGCTCGGCCACATCGCCCGCGGCCTCTCAAACGCCGAGATCGCCGGCGCGATGACCCTCAGCGAACACACCGTCAAGACCCACGTCAGCAACATCCTCACCAAACTCGGCCTCCGCGACCGGGTCCAAGCCGTCATGGCCGCCTACGAGTCCGGCCTGGTCGTCGCGAACCGGTAGCAGGCCGAGACTCCGGCGCGGGCGCTCGTGCGCACTGATCGCCTGGGCGATGGTGCGAGCCGGGCGGACCGAAGCGCGGTCATCTTGAGGCCGTGGTCGTCGCCGACCAGGTGCCGGTGATGCGGTACACGGCGGCCGGGTCCAGGTCTGAACCTGCAGGCCCGTCTCCTTCAGGATCTCGCGTCGGGCGGCCTACTCGGCGGTCTCGCCGTCCTCCAGGCCGCCGGCCGCGCGCCGGCCGATCGCGGCGATGAGATCGGCGTGGGTCCATGTTGAAGTAGACGTCCGTCATGCCGCTCCGCGTCTGGGCGCAGACCAGCTGCGGCGGGCGATGTCGGCGTAGAACGCCGAGGCGAAGCACCACACAGGGTGGATAGTTCCGCCGGTTAGGCGTGAATCTGCTGCGCGGACCGGAGTCGGGTGGTCGCATGGTTGATCCACATCCCGCAGGGCAGTATCCCGTCGGGGGCTACAAGGGACTGCGAGTCGGTCATGAACCGGTCGTGCAGCTGCGCGACCTGCTCCTCGCCGAGATCGTGCATGTCATAGAGCATGCCGGCCAGCATCTCCCAGACCTGCTCGGGAGTACCGCGCCGGTCGACGGCCACTGGCTCCCAGGACACCGGCTCGAATCCGTGCGGAACAAGGATCTCGTCCAGACCCTCCCGGCGCCGGGTCCGGCGGTCACCGAGCTCCGGGACCTGCGACTCCGTGGACCGAGCCCGGAAGAGGGGCCGGGCAAGCGTCATGAACAGGTCCCGAGCCTCACCCTTGACCGCGCCACCGCCGACCGCGACGGCGAACATGCCACCGGGGACCAGCACCCGGGCGACCTCGGCCACTACCTGCTCCACATCAGACATCAGCATGAACGCCATGTGCGACACGACCGCGTCGTAGCTGCCATCAGCGTACGGAAGTTGCTGCGCCCGGCCGCACCGCAAATCCGCGCCGGCGAGCGCCGGTCGACGCCGGGCGAACGCGAGTTCCCCTTCAGACAGGTCGATGCCAGCCAAGGTTTCGGCACCCGCTTCGGCGAGACGTTCGAGCAGCCAGCCGTCCGCGCACCCCAGATCCAGCACTCTACGGGCGCCTGCCACCGTGTCAGCCATGATCCGGTAGCTGGAGCGGCCGTCGGCGGCCAGCAGCAACTCGGCACCCTCGGACTGCAGACCAGGGGTCAGGTCATGGCGAGCACGCAGGTAGGACTCGGCGGCAGTGGCGGCGGCTGACGGCGCGGTGATCATCCGACGGACCCTACCAGTCACCTGACCGCGACACCGCCCGCCGACGGCGCGGTCGACGGCACCTCGGCTCCTTCAGCACATCGCCCGAAGCACCCAATTGCTCAACTGCCGGTCGGCGCTCGGGTCACCCGCCGCGCCATGGACCAGGTGTCGGATCACCAGCCTGAGCATCGCGGCGGTGGCTTCGCGGAGCCGTTGACCGAGCCGCCGCCTACCCGTTGCAGGCACCGTGCTTCAGACCGCGCCGACCCGATGAGCACGCCGATCACCGGCCCGAAGGTACCGGTGATCGGCGGGCGGGTCAGGCGATCCGGCGGATCCGGCGGATGGCCAGGTAGAGCAGGAGTCCGGCGAGTGCGAGGAAGATGCCGGTCTCGATGCCCTGGAACAGCCAGAACCGGCCGGCGGGCTGGTATTGCTGCCAGTTGTAGGCGCCGGGTCCGATACCGAGTCCGGCACCGCAGTCGGTGGTTCCTGATGCCGTGGCATCGGCGGAGCAGGCGATCTCGGAGTTGGCGGCGACGAGCTTGCCGGTGGCGTCCCGTACTCCGAAGGACTGGACCCAGTCGCCGAGCGTCCTGTTCGGTTGGAGGACGGCTCCCTTCACCGGGTAGGTGAGGATGCGAGCGGGCAGGTAGTGCGGTCGGGCAAGGGTGGTCAGGGCGATCCGCACGCCGACGAACCCGGTGAGGGTGGCGGCCATGGCGGGCAGCACCTTGTGCCAGACGGTACCGGCGAAGACGCCCAGCGCGACCGCGAAGACGGTGTAGCCGATCGGCGCGATGCCCTGCATGTCGAAGAGCAGGACGTCGAACCGGGACGGGTGCCCGGACTGACCCAGCGGGGCCAGCCACCAGGACATGCCCAGCCCGTAGACGACCGCCACGGCCAGCGTGACGGAGCCGACGAGCCCGAACTTGACCAGCGCCCAGCGGCGTCGGCTGATGCCCTGGGTCCAGACCATGCGATGGGTACCCTGTTCGACCTCGCGGGCGACCAGTGGAGCGCCCCAGAACAGTCCGACGAGCAGCGGCAGGACGAGAAACAGCACGCCCACCGAGCTGAGGTCTCCGAATTGGCTGTGGAACTGGTGGAGCGCCGCGTTACAGGTCTCACCGCCGGGCGGGACCAACTGGGCGTCGCCAGCCTTCGCCACGCAGTCCGGCAACCCGAGGCTGGTGAAGGTACTGCGCATGGACAGGCCGGTCGGGATCATCAGCGCGGCGAGGGCCGCAAGGCCGATCAGGGTGAACAGCGCCTGCCTGCGGTGCTGGTGCCAGGTCAGCCACATCATGCCGGCACCCCCCAGGCGGCGTGGCTGGCTGGCGCGGCGCCGTCGGCGAGGTAGGCCAGGATCAGGTCCTCGAGGGTCACCTCGCGCACCGTCCACGCCGGATCGGTGACGGGGCCGTTGGTGCGTACCAGCAGGGTGGACTGCCGGTCGGTGTGGCTGGCCCGGACCACCGCCGCGACCCCCGCGATCGGGGCGTCGCCGTGGCGGGGGCCGATCAACTGCCGGTGCGAGTCGACCAGGTCATCGACGGCGCCGACGAGCTGCACCTGGGCAGAGTGCAGCACGATCACGTAGTCGCAGACCCGTTCGAGGTCGGCCAACAGGTGCGAGGAGAGCAGCACGGTGGTGCCGGTCTCGGCGACGCTGCCCATCAGCGCCTGGAGGAACTCCCGTCGGGCGAGTGGATCGAGGCTGGCGACCGGTTCGTCTAACAGCAGCAGCTTCGGCCGTTTCGCCAGGGCGAGCGCGAGCGCGACCTGGGCGCGTTGCCCGCCGGACAGCTTGCCGACGGGCTGGTCCGGCGAGAGGCCGAGCTGGGCCAGCCGGTTTCGGGCGAGGGCCGTGTCCCACCGCCGGTTCAGCTTCGAACCCATCGTGATCAGCTCGGCGGCGGTGAAGTCCCGGTACAACGGGGTGTCCTGGGCCACGAACCCGATCTCGGACAGAATCGCCGTGTTGTTGTACGGCGACTCGCCGAAGACCCGTACCGCCCCCGCGTCGGGTCGCAGCAGACCCACGGCCAAGTGCAGCAGAGTACTCTTCCCCGCGCCGTTCGGCCCGACAAGAGCGGCCACCCGTCCGACGGGCAGGCGCAGCGAACAGTCCCGCAGCGCCCACGCCTTTCCATACCGCTTTCCGAGCTGGTCGGTCTCCAGCACGTTTTCCATCTGGTGTCCTCTCATACGGCTCACGCGGTCTCCTGGTACGGCGAGTCGACCGAGATCGTGGCCCGCATCGTCGTCTCCACCAAAGCGGTGACGTCCTCGCGCGTCAGCCCGGCGGACTGCGCCCGGTGCAGCCAGGCCACCAGGTCGTCGCGCAACTCGGCCTGATGGGGCAGGGACGCGCCCGCGAGGGTGCGCCTGACGAACGTGCCCACCCCGGGTCGGCCCTCCACGAGACCCTCGAGCTCCAACTCGCGGTACGCCTTCAACACCGTATTCGCGTTGATCGCCAGCGACTGCGCGACATCGCGGACCTTCGGCAACTGGTCACCGGGCACCGCGAGGCCCACGCGCAAGGCCTGTTTCACCTGCTGCACCAGCTGCATGTAGGTGTTCACCTTCGACCGGCCATCCAGCACGAACTCGATCACCCGCGACGACCCTCCTGTTGTCCTACGACAGTAGAACTATAAGACAGCATCCTGACTGGACACTCCACTGTCAAGACCGCGACACCGCCGGCCCGTAGGCGGACAACGAAGACAGGCCCGCGCACGCCCCAGATCAACGAGGTACCGGCGCGCGAGTCTGCGGCTGGCCGGGGTAGTTCATCGCGGGTGCCCGTCGGTCTGGTGGCCGGTCTCCCTGTCGGTCACATGCCCGGCACCGGCTGGCCGGCTGCGATCCGGGGTAGGAGGTCGGCCAGTGATGGTGGGCGCAGGTCCAGGCCTGCCAGTGCGTCGAAGCCCACCCAGGTGACGGTGGTGGTGTGCCCAGGGTAGTGGGCTGCGGCGGGCGGCGTCGGACGTGTCGGTGGTGGCCGCGAAGATGAGGTCGATACGGTGCAGGGTCCGCCCCCTGTCCACTCCTCGGCGGCCGCTGCGCGGACCAGGGCGTGCTCGGCGACGCCGCCGAAGGCCACACCGGTGGCTGCGGCGTCGATGACGGCGGCGATGGCCAGGGCGCTGGCGGTGCGCCAGTCGCCGCCGTGGTACCAGCAGCAGGTCCGCGCGCGGCGGTCACGGCGCGGGTGCCGCCAGCGCTGGGTCCGCGACACTTCCGCGCGGCGACGACCCGCCGCGGCCGTGCCTTTCCGGTCGGGTGTGTTCAGACGCTCGAGCGTGTGGTGCACCCTGCCGATCAGGGCGACGACAACGTGGCCGGGTCAGGACGCAGCCCGGCTGTGGCATGGGTACAGGGGCGCCAGCGAAATCGCTGGCGGCGCCGGCTAGGTTCACCTACCGTGCGGGCATGGCCGTACAGCTGCTGGCAGTGACCTATGACGCCGACGATCCCGCGCGGCTGGCTCGATTCTGGGGCGGCATGCTGCGCCGGGACACGGTCGCCGACGCCGACGGTCTGCTGCTGCCAGGCACACCGACCCAGGTCGGCCTCCGGTTCACCCCGGGCCGACCGGATCAGGCGCACCTCAACCGGCTGCATCTGCACCTGACCAGCGCCAGCCTCGACCATCAGCAGGACACGGTGGCCGCGGCGCTGGCGATCGGGGCCAGGCATGTCGACGTCGGCCAGCAGCCCGAGGACGGCCACATCGTCCTGGCGGACCCGGGC
Proteins encoded in this window:
- a CDS encoding sensor histidine kinase, which translates into the protein MSEAEYESVFDLPLADRLRALPSLLVDGALVAVVLLAQLWPFLGGPVGWWGVAMVAGSALPLLWRRRAPLAVFAVSLLATSLYDLGGPEASQPVWYGGLVALATVASRSPRWARLTALGVATALGLLAVGSSDTALRGLILFGAAYAIGRSARTSRAYAAALEEKAERDAERAATVERARIARDMHDILSHAVSIMVVQAEAGPLVVRSKPERAEAAFEAIADAGRDAMQQLRRMLGVLKDEPGTRTPQPTLADLPALARDVAGLSVSYSESGTAATIAADSAVAAYRVTQEALTNVVKHSGADSARIQLRWETSTLTIEILDDGPGTARVLPSGGHGLVGMRERAAACGGTLTAGRRGTGFAVALRLPVTT
- a CDS encoding response regulator, which produces MIRVVVADDQDLVRGGFAMILDAQPDIDVVAEAADGAEAVAAARTHAPDVILLDIRMPGMDGIEATRRICADTTTRVLILTTFDADDLVYEALSAGATGFLLKDVRRDALAEAVRTVAAGDSLLAPTVTRRLITDHISRPSSRPAADALAQLTTRERETLGHIARGLSNAEIAGAMTLSEHTVKTHVSNILTKLGLRDRVQAVMAAYESGLVVANR
- a CDS encoding class I SAM-dependent methyltransferase, whose translation is MITAPSAAATAAESYLRARHDLTPGLQSEGAELLLAADGRSSYRIMADTVAGARRVLDLGCADGWLLERLAEAGAETLAGIDLSEGELAFARRRPALAGADLRCGRAQQLPYADGSYDAVVSHMAFMLMSDVEQVVAEVARVLVPGGMFAVAVGGGAVKGEARDLFMTLARPLFRARSTESQVPELGDRRTRRREGLDEILVPHGFEPVSWEPVAVDRRGTPEQVWEMLAGMLYDMHDLGEEQVAQLHDRFMTDSQSLVAPDGILPCGMWINHATTRLRSAQQIHA
- a CDS encoding ABC transporter permease subunit, translating into MMWLTWHQHRRQALFTLIGLAALAALMIPTGLSMRSTFTSLGLPDCVAKAGDAQLVPPGGETCNAALHQFHSQFGDLSSVGVLFLVLPLLVGLFWGAPLVAREVEQGTHRMVWTQGISRRRWALVKFGLVGSVTLAVAVVYGLGMSWWLAPLGQSGHPSRFDVLLFDMQGIAPIGYTVFAVALGVFAGTVWHKVLPAMAATLTGFVGVRIALTTLARPHYLPARILTYPVKGAVLQPNRTLGDWVQSFGVRDATGKLVAANSEIACSADATASGTTDCGAGLGIGPGAYNWQQYQPAGRFWLFQGIETGIFLALAGLLLYLAIRRIRRIA
- a CDS encoding ABC transporter ATP-binding protein; amino-acid sequence: MENVLETDQLGKRYGKAWALRDCSLRLPVGRVAALVGPNGAGKSTLLHLAVGLLRPDAGAVRVFGESPYNNTAILSEIGFVAQDTPLYRDFTAAELITMGSKLNRRWDTALARNRLAQLGLSPDQPVGKLSGGQRAQVALALALAKRPKLLLLDEPVASLDPLARREFLQALMGSVAETGTTVLLSSHLLADLERVCDYVIVLHSAQVQLVGAVDDLVDSHRQLIGPRHGDAPIAGVAAVVRASHTDRQSTLLVRTNGPVTDPAWTVREVTLEDLILAYLADGAAPASHAAWGVPA
- a CDS encoding GntR family transcriptional regulator; this translates as MIEFVLDGRSKVNTYMQLVQQVKQALRVGLAVPGDQLPKVRDVAQSLAINANTVLKAYRELELEGLVEGRPGVGTFVRRTLAGASLPHQAELRDDLVAWLHRAQSAGLTREDVTALVETTMRATISVDSPYQETA